The genomic stretch CACATTGTTAGATATGTTTTAAATAGTTTTTATAATTTGGTAGAGTGGAGTGAAAAGTTTAGATAATTTGTGACCTTTTTTACAGCAACTGAAAGTAACAAGACCTGAAGCATCTTTGGAGCTTAAGAGAAAATCATGAAGCAGCAATAACCTTGGATGATTTGGAGTTGACTAGCAGAGCATTTTGTTATATCAAGCTTGCAATTGTGCCAAAGACCATGGGGATCAGCAACACCAGGAGCCAAAATATTCTTGATCTatgcaaaattaaaataataatcaagAGTCAGAAAAATGAGATGCAACTGAACAGAATGGTACATGTGAAGAACACAATAGGACTAATCCTTGTTCCATTATGTGATATGTAACAGATATCGGAATATTGCTGCCATTGCCATGGAAGAAAAGATGAATTTGAGGAGAAGGTGAGCTCAGCAAATTCTCTGTCATTTTCAGTTATCAAAAGCTAGAGAAATTTCTCCCTCTCTAATACTCCATCCTTGCTTACTATGAAAGAAATATTTAAGGAACGTAATTGCACTATCCATAACCAGATCTTCTCCTAATGCCACCAAGTTTAAACATGTTCAAATACGCACCATATGAGCAGTATCACCGCTTGCATAATTTGTTGATTAGGGAAGAGGACAGAAGAAAATGTCCAAGTTTTATCATATGTAGAATGACAGCCACCATATTAAGAATGATGCTGttatttgagccaaaacaattTCTTCACCACAAAGAAGAAACCATATGCTATATATCCCCTTGATGTAAAACCTGAACTTTTTGAAAATCAAATTAAGTTTAGACATTTTCAAGCGAGCGTAATGCTGACAATTTGACATCTTATGTACAGAAGCGAGAGAAGATAACAGAAGCATCTATTGTTGGTTCATCTTGTTTAGAAGAACAGCCACAATCCTAAGAACGAAATTGTCATTTTAGCCAAATACAAGCTACACCAAAAAGATGAAACCATATGCTATACATATTCTCTCAAGAAGTCTGTCCTATTATTCTACCTGTCTTGACTCTTGAAAGCAAcaattatacatatatataatccTCACTAAACTTGTTTGGGAATTAAAACCAGGGTATCAACCTCCTCTGACTGTATGCACATGGTTTTATCTTATTCaagtttctcattttatctcATCACTGAGTATGATAAAATACATATCAGGACTCCTATCGGGGCTCCACAGATCAGTCTGGTGAACAACTCAATACACTTAATACAACAAGCACAGCTTAAGTGATGATTACCAGGTAACTTAGCAACACAATTAAGAAAGAAGAATGATTACTTAAATTTTTTTGATATCATTTAACATACGTGTGGATAGATTCGTTTCCAATTTGATAATAATCCTAATTAGAGGCAGTTACAATCTTTTGTTAAAAAACCTATAGAAAAAACCAATCATCTTGAAAATTTAAGGACATGTCTCCCACAAACCTAGAGCAATGAACTGAAGATCGAAGAGAGTTTTCTGGCATGACTATATTCGTCTTTTTAATCTGGAAAGAATTCTCACCTGCCATGAATCATAGGCAGCATTCGTTATGAAAAGTGGTGTCCGAATTTCTTGTGCCATGTATTGGGGGAAAAAACACTGCAACATTGGTGAAACGAATCAGCATTAAGTGGATTACATAGCAAACATCTTTAATTTATGATATTAATATGATTGCTCATACCAGACCAGGTTTCATTCTTGAGGTACATGTTGCAGGCAAATTCTTTGCTGATCCCTGCAACCAAGTATATATTCAAATCATGAAATGAGTTAGAACAGACTATTCgtattcatttaatttttacTTATCAGCACACATATAGAAGCAGCCAGAAGAAAAAGGATAAGGATTGCAGTTTTAATATCTTCAAAAGAAAGAGAGGTAACAGAATGAAGGTCAGGGCTCTTTTATCTTCATAATTGGTGCATATTAGCTACAAAACCTCACATATTGTCTCCATTGATATAACCAACGAGTATATTTACTGGTCTACTTGGTCCTGTCAAATAATTTTCCTATTGAAAAGTGAAAATTGGATAGAATAAAATGAAGCATACATGTGTATTAACCACGTCATTGTAGAAAGCCTCTATATGTTGGACTCCAGAGACATCCTTCCTGTTGTAAAAGCATACAAAGTTTGCATTTGATAATTCAAGAAAAGTGACAAGAACTCAATTTGGGCGGAATTCTAATGTAAAATCTTACGCATTGATGAAGTAACCCGCATCTGCAAAACATTTAACTTTAGTGCCCAAGGGTAGCAGAGCTTTGAAGCTATCACAATGGAGAATCGAAGTCAATCCACCAGCAGAACATCCAGACAGAACAGCCTAGCATAGGGAGTTCAGTGAGCTCCTAAAGCAATTATATAACTCATGCAATTTTTGTATctaaaaaatgaggaagaaacaAAGAGAGTGTGCTATCAGTCGATCATACACTTTCAGCATTTTTCATTCCTTTTGCTAGCAGATCCTCAATAACAGCAACAAAAACCCTTGCTCCCCTATAGTGAAGATTAGTAGCCTGCTCAGATTTGACATGTCCATCAGAAGCCAGTCCAAATATGGATTGCGGTTAGCCATAGACTGAATATCATGACGTACTATAAGTTCTGTAATCTTCTTAGTCAATTGGTGTTACAACAGAAAAAACAGCTACTGCTAAATCTACACTGGATTTGCAGAATTCATATTAACTTTTGCATACCTATTGACCAGTTGGCTAAAGATTTGGTTATTCGTGGCAGAACGGATTTATATCTCATTCTTTTCAACTAAAGCTACTGTTTATCAGTTTCAGTGGACTTACAGGATTTACTGCTTCAACATCACCCGTAAATGATGATCCATCACAGTACCTAACCTTCACCCTGTTCCAATTATAGAAATCTGGCAATTCAAAAGGACTTGCAATATTTCAGTTTGGAAGAACACAAAAACAAATGCAGTACTAAGTAattcattgcacttaaacatgATAATTAACTAAAGATATATTACCTGGATTGAACTTAGGCTTGTTCGCTAAAATCCCAGAAAAAGCAAGTTGCTTTGCCATTTGCTTTGAGGATCCCAAGCGCGTATTTTTGCGATCTAGACAAGTAGTCACATTGTTGCACCATCCTCCTCCCTGAGATTTTGAAATATAAACTTTGTTCATACACATAAAGAACATCTTTTGCTGTTATAAAAAGATCCCATATTTCACCTAGCAAGGAAAATTCAGCTAACAAGTTTATCCAGAAAGTTTCCGTGTTCAGTATAATTGTCTTGAAACTGGGTAATCAAAGACTCAAAATAGTTACTTCATGCAGCAGCTTCTACTGCTTTTCTTTGAAGCCAATCAAAGGCAAACTGTTACTATTTGATCCAGCAAAGAAGTAAAAGCTTCAGAACTTGAAAAACATGAGACAATTTGGTGAAATGGACATCAAATTCTGCATATTTTTTATCACATTCAAATTCTCAAATGCTAAAGTTATCATGACAAAGTGCCAACCTCTATATGAACCAACCAACTGTTGATCCCTGCTCCAAATCCTCTGTCAAGATGATAAGCTGGGGGGCTCCCATCCAAACAAACTGCAACAAAGTTAACAAAGTTCAATCCTAtatatgtcaaaataaaaaatgccttataaaaaaaagaaaattcattgaatttcttgaaacttttttaCCTGCTCCTTTTGCCACAGCACTCTCAACATAAGTGATATCAACAAAGAAGGCTTCTGTTCTGAGCAGAATCAAGACATTGACAAGAATGTGAAACCACAGATGTAATCTCCCATTAAGCATTCTGCCTATATCTTTTCAAGAATCAATCACCAGTAACGAAAATTAGAaacaaatgaaagaaagaaaaagtagagagctaaaaaggaaaacagagaaaagcTCTCTGAAGTAAGAATGACAAATGCTTTAGCTTGTCTATATATATAAGTATGGCAACTGCAATCATTAATGAGAATCCCACCTTAGTCggatttttaaaagaaaaagaaaaacaaagcaaTTTCCATGAAAccttttttaaaaacttctttCTGggacaaaaaataattaataatatttGTAACTGAAATTTAATACTTATTTGAAGAGCTGAAAATTATTGTCTTAGTGAGATAGAAAATGTAAAGGGAAGTTTCTATAAAGCATTATTAATTTGACTCCTTTTTTTGCTAAAAGGATGATTAGATTCACATGATTTTAGCTGTATACATTAATGCAATCCGAATTTAACATCAATTCACTTAATTTATGGACGAAAATTAAGTTTTACCATGTTGGTTTTTATCTTGAGGATTCTTTTTCCAAGTTGACATCATTTTTAGACTAAATAATACAATTAGTAAACTCTaatcaagaagaaagaaatttgaTGATGATGTTGATAAAGAGATTTAAActaaaaatttgtgaaaaataaTTACTATTGGTACTCCAGATAAGGAAAAAGTGGAGAACCATTGTTGATCATCTTtttgtaaaggaaaaaaattggtaatctTTGTTATTAAGTTTTGTCATGTTTGCAATTGCATTAACATTAACATGTAAGACTCAATTAATCAAAGCAAAGTATTTTACCTTTCATAAtgaggggtatttttgtctttttgcaTAACACATAAGTTAAGGAAAAAGTGATGTCTTTATCTATAATGCACTAAAACCCAATTAGGGATGCAAGTTTTTGGAGATGGAAAAATAGGTTGGAACGAAATTTAGGTGATATTTGAAaaagtttatatttttattGAATTAACAGCATTTCAAGATTTAGAGGCAttgaatttcatttttctaaaaaataaaattaaaaatgtagaaaaatgGCTTGAAAAAGTTACAGGCCTTAAATCCtactaaaaaatttttttttaaaaaaaggagaaaagcgCCTTTTTTTCGCCCCCAAAGATGTGATATGTGCTGTATCGTGAAACAGCTTAACACCTTCAATAATCAAGGCGGCCGACACTTTAGTTCCGCGCTAAAACGTGAGTAATgtagtgtggtaaagtacaatTATTTAAATGGGAAAAACTGGTAACGCATTTTTGTCTGAATCTGGACTTTGACTAAAGAAATTGGAAAGCCAATGACGAATCTTATCGTTTAACGCGATCGACATTTATTGAGTGACGGATGGAAAATGAAAACTTTAATAAAAGGGAATGAGGTTCCTTTCACTTCTTTAATTTTGGTTGGTGAGATATCACATTTTGTTAGTAATATGTGTTGTTTAGGGCTTCAGCCACACCAATCACCAATAGAGAAATTGGGATTGGGATTTGGGGGAGGTGTGATATggcttttgtattttttttaaatctaattTTATAGAACTCATAAAAATTTGTTGTGCATGtaaattttattcatatatattaATTCAATTTATGAATACAACCATCTAAGTGTAGATTAAATGTTATGATAAATACGACAATGATACACAACCACATAAACCCTAGCATTACCTATCCTAATCCCAATGTGTGTTCGAGAGCTTGTTTGGTTTGCAGTtatttaggtttttttttttttttggatgtgaTTCAGATTCTAATTCCCTGACTTATATTTTCACCTAAATTTACTCGAAAAAATAAATTCAGCACATTTAATCCACTGGTTTGGATGCACCTATTTGATTAATTTGGACGTGGTACAATTTTTTCCAAGTCACCAATAATCCAGTTAGGTCATTTCTCTTCTTTATAGTAATAGCAAAAATAAAAGTAGCTTAGCTATTTATGTCTCGAGAAAAAAAAACGTTAACACAAAATTTTTTCCATGCATAATATAAT from Coffea eugenioides isolate CCC68of chromosome 8, Ceug_1.0, whole genome shotgun sequence encodes the following:
- the LOC113781590 gene encoding pectin acetylesterase 8-like, with the protein product MLNGRLHLWFHILVNVLILLRTEAFFVDITYVESAVAKGAVCLDGSPPAYHLDRGFGAGINSWLVHIEGGGWCNNVTTCLDRKNTRLGSSKQMAKQLAFSGILANKPKFNPDFYNWNRVKVRYCDGSSFTGDVEAVNPATNLHYRGARVFVAVIEDLLAKGMKNAESAVLSGCSAGGLTSILHCDSFKALLPLGTKVKCFADAGYFINAKDVSGVQHIEAFYNDVVNTHGSAKNLPATCTSRMKPGLCFFPQYMAQEIRTPLFITNAAYDSWQIKNILAPGVADPHGLWHNCKLDITKCSASQLQIIQGFRLEFLSAVNGLGTSSSRGYFINGCYAHCQTEMQETWLRDDSPRLNDKTIAKAVGDWFYDRSPFQKIDCPYPCDKTCHNRVFESQDQPSV